From Phenylobacterium montanum, the proteins below share one genomic window:
- the chrA gene encoding chromate efflux transporter — MDKADPNNASLSPSSASSLNLVEIGVYFLRLGALGFGGPVALCGQMERELVHEKRWLSQDEMRDAIAVSQSLPGPLAIQVGIFIAHMRGGFWGAWIGGAAFILPNFLIVSILAALYVHFGGLGWMTAVFYGVSPAVIALILHSCWRLAKLGMKDWLQAAIAVICFVMTVILQAEVALLFIGAGLVGIAYYGSLFRKAGGAAAAGAAVPAGVGAAKAPILVQLFAFFLKAGSLTFGSGLVIVPFLEKGVVQQAGWLNGREFLVAVAVGMLSPGPVVITATFVGFLVAGVWGAAAATVGIFLPSFLFVLVVAPLLARHRQNPNVQGFIKGAYAAAIGTILGACVLLGKIAIGDWLTALIALAALIVLFRTKVSNPLLVAMAATIGLIAFPLLHPSWVYVK, encoded by the coding sequence ATGGACAAGGCCGATCCCAACAACGCCTCACTGTCTCCGTCCAGTGCCTCGAGTCTGAATCTCGTTGAGATCGGGGTCTATTTCCTGCGCCTTGGCGCGTTGGGGTTCGGCGGGCCGGTGGCCCTGTGCGGCCAGATGGAGCGGGAGCTGGTGCATGAGAAGCGCTGGCTGAGCCAGGACGAGATGCGCGACGCCATCGCTGTCTCGCAATCCCTGCCCGGGCCGCTGGCGATCCAGGTCGGCATTTTCATCGCCCATATGCGTGGCGGCTTCTGGGGGGCCTGGATCGGCGGCGCGGCCTTCATCCTGCCCAACTTCCTGATCGTCTCGATCCTGGCGGCGCTCTACGTCCACTTCGGCGGGCTCGGCTGGATGACGGCCGTGTTCTATGGCGTCAGCCCGGCGGTAATCGCCCTGATCCTGCATTCCTGCTGGCGGCTGGCCAAGCTTGGCATGAAGGACTGGCTGCAGGCCGCCATAGCCGTGATCTGCTTCGTCATGACCGTGATCCTCCAGGCCGAGGTTGCGCTGCTGTTCATCGGCGCTGGCCTGGTCGGCATCGCCTATTACGGCTCGCTGTTCCGCAAGGCCGGCGGGGCTGCGGCGGCCGGCGCGGCGGTTCCGGCCGGCGTGGGCGCAGCGAAAGCGCCGATCCTCGTCCAGCTGTTCGCGTTCTTCCTCAAGGCCGGCTCGCTGACCTTCGGTAGCGGCCTGGTGATCGTTCCGTTCCTTGAAAAGGGCGTGGTTCAACAAGCCGGCTGGCTGAACGGGCGCGAGTTCCTGGTGGCGGTCGCGGTCGGCATGCTCAGCCCCGGCCCGGTCGTGATCACCGCCACATTCGTCGGCTTCCTGGTCGCGGGCGTCTGGGGCGCCGCGGCCGCGACCGTCGGAATCTTCCTGCCCTCGTTCCTGTTCGTGCTGGTGGTCGCCCCGCTCCTGGCCCGCCACCGCCAGAACCCGAACGTCCAGGGCTTCATCAAGGGCGCCTATGCCGCGGCCATAGGGACGATCCTGGGGGCTTGCGTGCTCCTGGGGAAGATCGCCATCGGCGACTGGCTGACGGCGCTGATCGCGCTTGCGGCCCTGATCGTCCTGTTCCGCACCAAGGTCAGCAATCCGCTGCTCGTCGCCATGGCGGCGACCATCGGCCTGATCGCGTTCCCGCTGCTTCACCCCAGCTGGGTCTATGTGAAGTGA
- a CDS encoding DUF1259 domain-containing protein produces the protein MNRFLFAWIAAAALLAGSVEAAEPDWDAVGKALGKTGAVQPGGIYKVPLPRTDLKVTLDGVPLKAGFALGSWVAFEPMGDQAMAMGDLVLTHDEVNPVMSKLEAEGFEVTALHNHLLRSTPATMYMHVEGHGDPVKLAASLHEALSLSQTPFAPPSAPAAQAAPEIDAAAIDQALGAKGKLNGGVLQYSVARKDEVRDGGMALAPAMGTATAINFQPAGPGKVAATGDFVLIASEVNPVIKALRGHGIEVTAVHNHMLNDQPRIFFLHFWGHGEAKAVAEGLAAALKQTNVQ, from the coding sequence ATGAACCGTTTTCTGTTCGCATGGATCGCCGCCGCGGCGCTGTTGGCCGGGTCGGTCGAGGCGGCGGAGCCCGATTGGGACGCCGTCGGCAAGGCGCTCGGCAAGACTGGCGCGGTCCAGCCTGGTGGGATCTACAAGGTCCCCCTGCCGCGCACGGACTTGAAGGTGACGCTCGACGGCGTGCCGCTGAAGGCCGGCTTCGCACTGGGCTCTTGGGTGGCCTTCGAGCCCATGGGAGACCAGGCCATGGCGATGGGCGACCTGGTCCTGACCCACGACGAGGTCAATCCGGTGATGTCAAAGCTGGAGGCCGAGGGCTTCGAGGTCACCGCTCTGCACAACCACCTGCTGCGATCCACGCCCGCGACGATGTATATGCACGTCGAAGGCCATGGCGATCCTGTCAAGCTCGCCGCGTCTCTGCATGAAGCCCTGTCCCTCAGCCAGACGCCCTTCGCGCCGCCGTCTGCTCCCGCGGCTCAGGCCGCGCCTGAAATCGACGCCGCCGCCATCGATCAGGCGCTCGGCGCCAAGGGCAAGCTCAATGGCGGCGTCCTGCAGTACAGCGTCGCGCGCAAGGACGAGGTTCGCGACGGCGGCATGGCCCTGGCGCCCGCCATGGGAACCGCCACGGCCATCAATTTCCAGCCGGCCGGCCCGGGGAAGGTCGCAGCCACAGGCGACTTCGTGCTGATCGCCAGCGAGGTCAATCCGGTGATCAAGGCCCTGCGCGGCCATGGAATCGAGGTGACCGCCGTGCACAATCACATGCTGAACGACCAGCCGCGGATTTTCTTCCTGCATTTCTGGGGGCACGGTGAGGCCAAGGCGGTCGCAGAGGGGCTGGCCGCCGCCCTGAAGCAGACCAACGTGCAATAG
- a CDS encoding Cj0069 family protein, giving the protein MASDRPLRIALVWRGDPHAVPLQFPRLQPIHDALERVDVAPAPVAFSEAAVEEARIQLLACDGVLAWVDPLTEGVDRTRFDALLREVSEAGVWVSAHPEVILKMGVKEVLARTRSLGWGTDTHAYATAEAFRTAFPARLAAGRIRVLKQNRGNGNQGVFKVELEDPAQPVGPGSLVTVLEARSDRPEPGVRLGDFMARCEAFLAGEGRLVDQAYQSRVGEGLIRCYMTQNRVIGFSEQFPRNLAIGEPDLPSFGMAREKTMHDEAAPRFQGLRRSMEQDWTPGLQALLGIETRDLPVLWDADFLYGPKTAAGDDSFVLCEINVSCVVPYPLTAVDAIAGAAKALAAAHRSRRASRDGD; this is encoded by the coding sequence ATGGCCTCGGATCGCCCTTTGCGGATCGCCCTGGTCTGGCGGGGCGACCCGCATGCCGTCCCGCTGCAGTTTCCGCGGCTGCAGCCGATCCACGACGCGCTCGAGAGGGTCGACGTGGCCCCCGCGCCCGTCGCCTTCTCCGAGGCGGCGGTCGAGGAGGCGCGCATCCAACTCCTCGCCTGCGACGGCGTCCTGGCCTGGGTCGACCCCCTGACCGAGGGCGTGGACCGGACCCGGTTCGACGCCCTGCTGCGGGAGGTGTCGGAGGCGGGCGTCTGGGTCAGCGCCCATCCGGAGGTGATCCTGAAAATGGGGGTCAAGGAGGTGCTGGCGCGAACCCGGAGCCTGGGCTGGGGGACCGACACCCACGCCTATGCGACTGCCGAGGCCTTTCGCACGGCCTTCCCGGCGCGGCTGGCGGCCGGCCGCATCCGGGTGCTGAAGCAGAACCGCGGCAACGGCAATCAGGGGGTCTTCAAGGTGGAGCTCGAAGACCCGGCGCAACCTGTCGGCCCGGGGTCTCTGGTGACCGTCCTGGAAGCCCGTAGCGACCGGCCGGAACCTGGCGTGCGTCTCGGCGACTTCATGGCCCGGTGCGAGGCGTTCCTGGCCGGCGAGGGCCGCCTGGTCGACCAGGCCTATCAGTCCCGTGTCGGTGAGGGCCTGATCCGCTGCTACATGACCCAGAACCGGGTGATCGGCTTTTCCGAGCAGTTCCCGCGCAACCTGGCGATCGGCGAGCCGGACCTGCCGAGCTTCGGCATGGCGCGCGAGAAGACCATGCACGACGAGGCCGCGCCTCGCTTCCAGGGCCTTCGCCGCAGCATGGAGCAGGATTGGACGCCGGGGCTGCAGGCCCTGCTGGGCATAGAGACCCGCGACCTGCCGGTCCTGTGGGACGCCGACTTCCTCTATGGGCCGAAGACGGCCGCGGGTGACGACAGCTTCGTTCTCTGCGAGATCAACGTCAGTTGCGTCGTCCCCTATCCGCTGACGGCGGTGGACGCGATCGCTGGCGCTGCAAAGGCGCTGGCCGCGGCCCATCGATCGAGGCGAGCAAGCCGAGACGGAGATTGA
- a CDS encoding YncE family protein — MLKMIRPALALSALLLLGAASPPLPLKLVKDVPFGSSSGRFDYASLDPKTGLLFVADLAGGHVRVFDVRQERLAGSIDSVQAAHGVLAVPELGRVYASATSADQVVAIDEAAMKIVARIPAGHYPDGIAWEPKGRKLYVSDEHGDSVTVIDAAANRRLATIPLGGEVGNTQYDPGSGLIYSNEQTHDVLVGIDPKTDRVISREALKGCRGAHGLQIVQKPHLALIACEDNATLVAFSLDRHVQLAQAPIGADPDVLAYDDQAGRLYVSAESGVVSVFQVGAAGVTKLGQAFLADNAHVVAVDPASHRVFFPLRKGAAMRIMTPGQGPS; from the coding sequence ATGCTCAAGATGATCCGCCCGGCGCTTGCGCTGTCGGCCCTGCTCCTGCTCGGCGCCGCGAGCCCGCCCCTGCCGCTGAAGCTGGTGAAGGACGTCCCGTTCGGCTCGTCCAGCGGACGCTTCGACTATGCCAGCCTGGACCCGAAGACGGGGTTGCTGTTCGTCGCCGATCTGGCCGGCGGCCACGTGCGGGTGTTCGACGTGCGGCAGGAGCGCCTGGCGGGGTCCATCGACAGCGTCCAGGCGGCGCACGGCGTCCTGGCCGTGCCCGAACTCGGCCGCGTCTACGCCTCGGCGACCAGCGCCGATCAGGTGGTGGCGATCGACGAGGCCGCGATGAAGATCGTCGCCCGCATCCCCGCCGGCCACTATCCGGACGGGATCGCCTGGGAGCCGAAGGGGCGCAAGCTCTATGTCTCCGACGAACATGGCGACAGCGTCACCGTGATCGACGCGGCCGCCAACAGGCGCCTGGCGACGATCCCGCTCGGCGGGGAAGTCGGCAACACCCAATACGATCCCGGCTCCGGCCTGATCTATTCCAACGAGCAGACGCACGACGTGCTGGTGGGCATCGACCCGAAGACCGACCGCGTCATCTCGCGCGAGGCGCTGAAGGGCTGCCGTGGCGCTCATGGCCTGCAGATCGTGCAGAAGCCGCACCTGGCCCTGATCGCCTGCGAGGACAATGCGACCCTGGTGGCCTTCTCGCTCGACCGCCACGTTCAGCTCGCCCAGGCGCCGATCGGGGCCGACCCTGATGTCCTGGCCTATGATGACCAGGCCGGACGCCTCTATGTCTCGGCTGAGAGCGGGGTGGTGTCGGTGTTCCAGGTCGGGGCGGCCGGGGTTACGAAGCTCGGCCAGGCGTTCCTGGCCGACAATGCGCATGTCGTGGCGGTCGACCCGGCCTCCCACCGGGTGTTCTTCCCGCTGCGCAAGGGCGCGGCGATGCGGATCATGACGCCGGGCCAGGGCCCCTCATAG
- a CDS encoding GNAT family N-acetyltransferase: MPDAPIVRPVRPDDFDRWLPLWDGYNAFYGRTGETALPAAVTQATWARFFDAYEPVWALVAEADGKLLGLVHYLFHRSTTMLTPNCYLQDLFTAPEARGRGVGEGLIEAVYDAARAAGLSTVYWQTQETNATARRLYDRVATASGFMVYRKRL; the protein is encoded by the coding sequence ATGCCCGACGCCCCGATCGTCCGTCCCGTCCGCCCCGACGACTTCGACCGGTGGCTGCCGCTATGGGACGGCTACAACGCCTTCTATGGCCGCACCGGCGAGACCGCCCTCCCCGCCGCGGTCACCCAGGCGACCTGGGCGCGCTTTTTCGACGCCTACGAGCCGGTCTGGGCCCTGGTGGCTGAGGCCGACGGCAAGCTCCTGGGCCTAGTCCACTACCTGTTCCACCGCAGCACCACCATGCTGACGCCAAACTGCTACCTGCAGGACCTGTTCACCGCCCCCGAGGCCCGCGGTAGGGGCGTGGGCGAGGGCCTGATCGAGGCGGTCTACGACGCGGCGCGAGCGGCCGGGCTCAGCACGGTCTATTGGCAGACCCAGGAGACCAACGCGACCGCGCGCCGGCTCTATGACCGGGTGGCCACGGCGTCAGGGTTCATGGTGTATCGCAAGCGGCTATGA
- a CDS encoding alpha/beta hydrolase: MPLDRHAQRFLKMLALSGPAAPAGAAQRRRDLDALKDIGELDPEPGVAALSVEISGPAGVLRAFLYTPENLDEPAPGLVFLHGGGWVAGSLETHDGVCRRLALAAGCKVLSVGYRLAPEHPFPAALEDAAAAFRWAVAKADELGLDPDRLGFGGDSAGGGLAAAAALELASAGAPAPKALLLVCPILDVARESASRLAYAEGYFLDRATMAADLADYLPPGADPADPRLSPLLAPDLSALPPTLVHSAEFDPFRDEAEAFASRLALAGVPVRHTDHGGMIHYFYALPRAIPYALEAARAIGAQLAAALTA, from the coding sequence ATGCCGCTCGACCGTCACGCCCAGCGTTTCCTGAAGATGTTGGCCCTGTCAGGGCCTGCCGCGCCTGCGGGCGCAGCGCAGCGTCGACGCGACCTGGACGCCCTGAAGGATATCGGCGAGCTCGACCCAGAGCCCGGCGTCGCTGCGCTGTCCGTCGAGATCTCCGGCCCCGCCGGCGTCCTGCGCGCCTTCCTCTATACCCCTGAAAACCTGGACGAACCTGCGCCCGGGCTGGTCTTCCTGCACGGCGGCGGCTGGGTCGCGGGCAGCCTGGAGACCCATGACGGGGTCTGCCGCCGGCTGGCCCTGGCCGCGGGGTGCAAAGTGCTTTCGGTCGGCTATCGCCTCGCGCCTGAGCATCCGTTTCCGGCCGCGCTGGAGGACGCCGCCGCGGCGTTCCGCTGGGCCGTCGCGAAGGCGGATGAGCTTGGGCTGGACCCCGACCGCCTGGGCTTCGGCGGCGACAGCGCCGGCGGCGGGCTCGCGGCGGCGGCGGCCCTGGAGCTGGCCTCCGCCGGCGCCCCCGCGCCCAAGGCGCTGCTGCTCGTGTGCCCGATCCTCGACGTCGCCCGCGAGAGCGCCTCGCGCCTGGCCTATGCCGAGGGCTATTTCCTCGACCGCGCGACCATGGCGGCGGACCTGGCGGACTATCTGCCGCCGGGCGCCGACCCGGCCGACCCTCGCCTTTCGCCCCTGCTCGCCCCGGACCTTTCGGCCCTACCGCCGACCCTGGTGCACAGCGCCGAGTTCGACCCCTTCCGAGACGAGGCCGAGGCCTTCGCCAGCCGGCTGGCCCTGGCCGGCGTCCCGGTACGGCACACCGACCATGGCGGCATGATCCACTATTTCTACGCCCTGCCCCGCGCCATCCCCTACGCCCTGGAGGCGGCCCGGGCGATCGGCGCCCAACTGGCGGCCGCGCTCACGGCTTGA